One region of Esox lucius isolate fEsoLuc1 chromosome 17, fEsoLuc1.pri, whole genome shotgun sequence genomic DNA includes:
- the LOC105008161 gene encoding potassium voltage-gated channel subfamily A member 10, which yields MDDIGINMGDPSDSGYPTSPTSETAPDQNQVSNRVISPSPSQHRRHQTRTERASTSTLPTQSTKGKSSCSSLLSNFKLLMNSDSSPTESVFSKLVQECCDNEEDLFGEKLGVEDGNQKVVINISGMMFETQVKTLSQFPDTLLGDPAKRMQYFDPMKNEYFFDRNRPSFDGILYFYQSGGKIRRPANVPLEIFAKEIVFYELGRDAMEQFREIEGFITEPEPLLPTNEVHKQFWLLFEYPESSSAARSVALVSVFVIIISIFIFCLETLPEFRDDIDYITTFTLGVNGTQEGPASVQKDLFAYFTDPFFIVETICIIWFCFEIGVRFVVCPSKSEFFHNIMNTIDIVSIIPYFVTMVTEVWTTPDDDINSGQNMSLAILRIIRLVRVFRIFKLSRHSKGLQILGQTLKASMRELGLLIFFLFIGVILFSSAIYFAEVDEPHTQFVSIPDGFWWAVVTMTTVGYGDMCPITLGGKMVGTLCAIAGVLTIALPVPVIVSNFNYFYHRETEQAEKQVIDDAAEAAQKVTEANKYEYGSTPSLNMTKINGSLQNDKNGM from the coding sequence ATGGATGATATTGGCATCAACATGGGTGACCCCAGTGACTCAGGGTACCCCACCTCACCCACCTCAGAGACAGCGCCTGATCAGAACCAAGTCAGCAATCGCGTGATATCACCAAGTCCGTCACAGCATCGCAGACATCAGACCAGAACAGAGAGGGCTTCTACCTCTACACTGCCCACACAGAGCACTAAAGGAAAATCAAGCTGCAGCAGTCTGCTGTCCAACTTCAAACTCCTGATGAACAGTGATAGCTCACCGACTGAAAGTGTCTTCAGTAAGCTGGTCCAAGAGTGCTGTGACAATGAAGAAGACCTGTTTGGTGAGAAGTTGGGAGTGGAAGATGGAAATCAGAAAGTGGTTATCAATATTTCGGGCATGATGTTTGAGACGCAAGTCAAAACGTTGTCGCAATTTCCAGACACACTGCTGGGAGACCCAGCAAAAAGGATGCAGTACTTCGATCCAATGAAGAATGAGTACTTTTTCGACCGGAACCGCCCCAGCTTTGATGGGATCTTGTACTTCTATCAGTCAGGAGGGAAAATCAGACGACCGGCCAATGTTCCTCTAGAAATATTTGCGAAAGAGATTGTTTTCTATGAATTAGGAAGAGATGCTATGGAACAGTTCAGAGAAATTGAGGGGTTCATAACTGAGCCAGAGCCGCTTTTGCCCACGAACGAGGTCCATAAGCAGTTTTGGCTTCTGTTTGAGTACCCAGAGAGTTCCAGCGCTGCTAGGTCAGTAGCCTTGGTATCTGTTTTTGTCATCATCATCTCAATCTTCATTTTCTGCCTAGAGACTTTGCCAGAATTCAGGGACGACATTGACTATATCACCACCTTTACCCTGGGGGTCAATGGAACCCAGGAAGGCCCCGCTTCCGTCCAGAAAGACCTTTTTGCATATTTCACAGACCCATTTTTCATTGTCGAAACAATCTGCATTATTTGGTTCTGCTTTGAAATTGGAGTACGATTCGTGGTCTGCCCCAGTAAAAGTGAGTTCTTCCACAACATAATGAACACTATTGACATTGTCTCTATAATCCCGTATTTTGTAACCATGGTGACAGAGGTGTGGACAACTCCAGATGATGACATCAACTCCGGTCAGAATATGTCACTGGCAATCTTACGAATCATCCGTCTAGTGCGAGTCTTCCGAATCTTCAAGCTGTCTCGACACTCCAAGGGGCTTCAGATCCTGGGCCAGACACTGAAAGCTAGCATGAGGGAGCTTGGCCTGctcatcttcttcctcttcataGGAGTCATTCTTTTCTCCAGTGCCATCTACTTCGCTGAGGTTGACGAGCCTCACACACAGTTTGTCAGTATCCCTGATGGGTTCTGGTGGGCTGTGGTGACAATGACTACCGTAGGATACGGGGACATGTGTCCAATTACTTTGGGAGGCAAAATGGTGGGGACTCTTTGCGCCATTGCCGGTGTTTTGACCATCGCCCTTCCCGTCCCTGTTATTGTCTCCAACTTTAACTATTTCTACCACCGGGAGACAGAGCAAGCAGAGAAACAAGTAATCGATGATGCGGCAGAGGCTGCACAGAAAGTAACAGAAGCGAACAAGTATGAGTATGGTAGCACACCCTCACTTAACATGACCAAAATCAATGGTAGTCTGCAGAATGACAAAAACGGCATGTAA